In Anopheles gambiae chromosome 2, idAnoGambNW_F1_1, whole genome shotgun sequence, a single window of DNA contains:
- the LOC1273453 gene encoding aminopeptidase N-like, which yields MGWPQERQSAKSLFVQLFLQFFLLLSVLTNSAAQDEQLNYRLPNNTYPLRYNIELTTRIHDSTIGDDRFRFEGKVTIQLKTAGDADTDNVTLNYRRINITRVKLWYNDQDGWENILLDDELSFTLDSTREFLTVHSPKPLNGTYFLEIKYNGTLREDNGGFYRSSYSDSDGNVQWLATTQFSPTDARHVFPCYDEPGIRAPIALRVIHGKSYSVLSNTIPIDVRESILAGMSITTFPDTPKMPSYLLGIIVSDFKEVSLPNFTAQSAFIRATALTTPVANFILEAGFKILQYLEEFLETPYILPKLYHVAIPDFSPGAMENYGLITYKEENFMFDPNTSPMKQKKKIASIVGHEIGHHYFGNYVSPAWWSYLWMKEGFARFFEYTAAQIAFPELTIGKMYTVDKTHNVFQLDALGSTRPMTFYVNSQVEISNIFDDIAYDKGGAVLLMLYHAFGKEPFRQAMVNFLHVNALQAGTPEKFAQSMQQTMFSSIPPTDPPFNALSLLKSWTEQAGYPIVHVSRSDDNCSLRIEQERFLLKSTDASNATSTWIIPYNFATETQPNFDDTTATGWIVDKYHVINPTADHSWTCDSWIVFNKQQTGYYRVNYDDQLWQLIVKALVQNGTIIHESNRAQLIDDALNIARAGKLAYAIPLQLLRYLSKENDYLPWAALDRNLVVLDNLMRGTDSYDDWHKYCSEFIEPSYVEMGMVTQPQDTLTQRMTREIVINWACKVGSEACINSTRLMVAEIAGNPTKDAEPDLREAIYCNGLRYSAATVFDSIWRKMQQSQDQLYRSELIRSLGCAENAELIAKYLQSTIDTDNSTYFNQERERVFIAVFKNSLLGLEMAMNFLRENSERVNELYNKGNFGGRAINSIIRTMAQQITSEAMQTKFQTLTAELHEKGFLRESDMLQALEYSSENLKWIEEKSVQITAWLDEQYRPTTNALPSTTVTTNQTPPPVTTTSTVASPSSTTVTTYSYVSTSSNATVPTTSAVYTFSTSENVTTSSAVFVNLTTTSMPEADNLHSNHAVRANMCDCFFMLFGMFAFAAYHRFETLVL from the exons ATGGGGTGGCCGCAAGAAAGGCAAAGTGCTAAAAGCTTATTtgtacaattatttttacaatttttcttaCTATTAAGTGTTTTAACAAACTCTGCTGCACAGGATGAGCAGTTAAACTATCGCTTACCAAACAACACGTACCCGCTCCGGTATAATATTGAGCTAACGACTCGCATCCACGATAGCACGATCGGTGACGATCGATTTCGTTTCGAAGGGAAAGTGacaattcaattgaaaacagCCGGTGATGCGGATACCGATAATGTAACACTAAACTATCGTCGCATTAATATTACGCGAGTGAAACTGTGGTACAATGATCAGGATGGTTGGGAAAATATACTGTTAGACGATGAGTTAAGCTTCACTTTGGATAGCACCCGCGAGTTCCTGACGGTTCACTCGCCTAAACCGCTAAATGGGACTTATTTCTTAGAAATTAAGTACAATGGTACTTTGCGAGAGGACAATGGCGGGTTCTATAGATCTTCCTACAGCGACAGCGATGGGAATGTGCAATGGCTTGCAACAACTCAGTTCTCGCCTACGGATGCAAGGCATGTGTTTCCCTGCTATGATGAGCCGGGGATTAGAGCACCAATAGCGCTGCGTGTCATTCATGGTAAAAGTTATTCTGTCCTTTCCAACACTATACCCATCGATGTACGGGAAAG CATTTTAGCAGGAATGTCAATTACCACGTTTCCCGACACTCCAAAAATGCCGTCCTACCTGTTAGGTATCATCGTCAGTGATTTCAAAGAAGTATCACTGCCAAATTTTACCGCACAATCGGCCTTCATTCGCGCAACGGCGTTGACCACTCCAGTGGCTAATTTTATATTGGAAGCTGGTTTTAAAATACTGCAATATCTTGAAGAGTTTTTGGAGACACCGTATATATTGCCCAAACTTTATCATGTGGCAATACCAGACTTTTCTCCTGGAGCTATGGAAAACTATGGATTG ATAACATACAAAGAGGAAAACTTTATGTTTGATCCAAATACTTCACCaatgaagcagaagaagaaaatagcTTCCATTGTTGGGCATGAAATCGGTCATCATTACTTTGGCAACTATGTATCGCCGGCATGGTGGAGCTACTTATGGATGAAGGAAGGATTTGCCCGATTTTTCGAATATACAGCAGCACAAATAGCTTTCCCTGAGCTAACGATAGGGAAAATGTATACAGTTGATAAAACGCACAATGTGTTTCAGCTTGATGCACTCGGTTCAACTAGACCCATGACTTTTTATGTCAATTCACAGGTTGAAATAAGCAACATATTCGATGATATTGCATACGACAAGG GTGGAGCTGTCCTGCTCATGCTCTATCACGCATTCGGGAAGGAGCCGTTCCGTCAGGCAATGGTTAATTTTCTTCATGTAAATGCGCTACAAGCTGGTACGCCGGAAAAATTTGCACAATCAATGCAACAAACAATGTTTTCATCCATCCCGCCCACGGATCCTCCGTTTAATGCTTTGTCGCTTTTAAAATCATGGACAGAACAGGCTGGCTATCCGATAGTACACGTCTCGCGTTCCGATGACAACTGCTCGTTACGAATTGAACAGGAAAGATTTTTGCTAAAAAGCACAGATGCTAGTAATGCAACTTCAACATGGATAATACCATATAATTTCGCAACGGAGACTCAGCCAAATTTCGACGATACCACGGCTACAGGTTGGATTGTGGATAAATATCATGTAATTAATCCAACGGCAGATCACAGCTGGACTTGTGATAGCTGGATCGTTTTCAACAAACAGCAGACAGGTTATTATAGGGTCAACTATGATGATCAACTGTGGCAGTTGATTGTAAAAGCTCTGGTACAAAACGGTACCATCATTCACGAATCGAATCGTGCCCAGCTAATAGACGATGCATTAAACATTGCACGTGCTGGGAAGCTTGCATATGCGATACCTTTACAGTTGCTGCGCTATCTTTCCAAGGAAAACGATTACCTTCCCTGGGCAGCACTTGATCGCAATCTTGTAGTGCTGGATAATCTTATGCGAGGCACTGATAGCTACGACGATTGGCACAAATACTGCTCAGAGTTTATCGAACCAAGCTACGTGGAGATGGGTATGGTCACACAACCGCAAGACACACTAACACAACGCATGACACGTGAAATAGTGATTAATTGGGCTTGTAAAGTGGGGTCTGAGGCATGCATTAACAGTACCCGATTAATGGTAGCAGAGATAGCCGGAAACCCTACGAAAGACGCTGAACCTGACCTGCGCGAAGCGATCTACTGCAATGGATTGCGATATTCCGCAGCCACTGTGTTTGACTCCATTTGGCGCAAAATGCAACAGTCTCAAGATCAATTGTATCGGTCAGAACTGATCCGCTCGCTTGGCTGTGCGGAGAACGCGGAATTGATAGCGAAATACCTGCAAAGCACAATAGATACAGATAATAGCACCTATTTTAACcaagaacgagagagagtTTTTATAGCGGTCTTCAAGAACAGTCTTTTGGGTCTGGAAATGGCGATGAATTTCCTGCGAGAGAACAGTGAACGGGTTAACGAACT CTACAACAAGGGCAACTTTGGTGGCCGAGCAATAAACTCAATCATTCGCACCATGGCACAACAAATTACAAGCGAAGCTATGCAAACGAAATTCCAAACGTTAACAGCAGAGCTTCATGAAAAGGGATTTTTAAGAGAATCGGATATGTTGCAAGCCCTAGAATACTCGAGCGAAAATTTGAAGTGGATCGAAGAGAAAAGTGTACAAATTACTGCCTGGCTGGATGAGCAATACCGTCCTACAACAAACGCATTACCTTCAACAACTGTGACAACAAACCAAACTCCACCGCCAGTAACCACTACCAGTACTGTTGCTAGCCCTAGTTCGACCACCGTTACGACCTACAGTTACGTTTCAACTTCCAGTAATGCAACTGTACCAACCACATCGGCTGTATATACTTTCAGTACGTCTGAAAATGTGACTACCTCATCGGCCGTTTTCGTCAATTTAACAACAACTTCTATGCCAGAGGCTGACAATTTGCATTCGAATCACGCTGTACGAGCAAATATGTGCGATTGCTTTTTCATGTTGTTCGgtatgtttgcttttgcagCGTATCATCGTTTTGAAACTTTAGTACTTTAG
- the LOC1273455 gene encoding peroxisomal biogenesis factor 3 encodes MWSSIKDFIYRHRRKFITTGVVIGGSVFLLKWLQYKLRELQERQAKEIGEKLKRMQHYECTDRTCNQTILGLSPALSEKVFQSLSTDDILAKLRTNPDNKLELWEELRIVAFTRLITLVYGASMLAVTLRVQINILGGYLYKATVEDSQQQAISLEVQTAYLSLIQHFMRDGIDRLIEIVRKNVTTVMQRYSLKQQLTLADTETLLWSIEMALNNEKGNPIDGIATYTLPNPGASLTGVDGAFSTMFQETLDVLESVESTEVSLANVSIGLAKVMDKLADYYMSSSSGASKQNSKSNLNVESIANINGITISLAKLIPIVNGLASKVAPVPAGANGTVSNGLVPALPEETDLMSSMIVHFLHSEKLRTLGANVYETFCH; translated from the coding sequence ATGTGGTCGAGCATAAAAGATTTCATTTACCGGCACCGGAGGAAATTCATCACCACGGGCGTTGTGATCGGTGGCAGCGTGTTTCTGCTGAAATGGTTACAGTACAAGCTGCGCGAGCTGCAAGAGCGCCAGGCGAAGGAGATTGGCGAAAAGCTGAAGCGCATGCAGCACTACGAGTGTACGGATCGCACCTGCAATCAGACCATTTTGGGCCTGTCGCCAGCCCTGTCCGAGAAAGTGTTTCAAAGCCTCAGCACGGACGACATCCTCGCGAAGCTGCGCACCAACCCGGACAACAAGCTGGAGCTCTGGGAAGAGCTGCGCATCGTGGCCTTCACGCGGCTCATCACGCTCGTGTACGGCGCCTCGATGCTGGCCGTTACGCTGCGGGTGCAGATCAACATCCTCGGCGGCTATCTGTACAAGGCGACGGTCGAGGATAGTCAGCAGCAGGCGATATCGCTCGAGGTGCAGACGGCTTATCTATCGCTGATACAGCACTTTATGCGTGACGGCATCGATCGGCTGATCGAAATCGTTCGCAAGAATGTGACCACCGTGATGCAGCGGTACAGCCTGAAGCAGCAGCTTACGCTGGCCGACACCGAAACGCTCCTCTGGTCGATCGAGATGGCGCTGAACAATGAGAAGGGCAATCCGATCGACGGTATCGCTACGTACACGCTGCCCAATCCGGGCGCCTCGCTGACCGGTGTCGACGGTGCGTTCAGCACCATGTTCCAGGAAACGCTTGACGTGCTGGAAAGTGTGGAATCGACCGAGGTAAGTCTTGCGAACGTCAGCATCGGGCTGGCCAAAGTGATGGACAAGCTGGCGGACTATTACATGAGCTCGTCGAGTGGGGCgagcaaacaaaactccaAATCGAACCTGAACGTGGAAAGCATTGCCAACATCAACGGAATTACGATTTCGCTTGCAAAGTTGATCCCGATCGTGAACGGACTGGCGAGTAAGGTGGCACCAGTGCCCGCGGGCGCTAACGGTACGGTCAGCAACGGGCTAGTGCCCGCACTGCCCGAGGAGACGGACCTGATGTCGTCGATGATTGTGCATTTCCTACACTCGGAAAAGCTACGGACGCTCGGCGCCAACGTGTACGAAACATTCTGCCACTAG
- the LOC1273452 gene encoding actin-interacting protein 1, with protein MAYSNKFIYATLPRTQRGQPIVLGGDPKGKNFLYTNGHSVIIRNIDNPEIADIYTEHSCAVNVAKYSPSGFYIASGDASGKIRIWDTVNKEHILKNEFQPIGGPIKDISWSPDSQRIVIVGEGRERFGHVFMAETGTSVGEISGQSKPINSCDFRPARPFRIITGSEDNTIGVFEGPPFKFKMTKQDHTRFVQAVRYSPSGHLFASAGFDGKVFIYDGTTSELVGEVGSPAHSGGVYGVAWKPDGTQLLTCSGDKSCRLWDVATRTLISEFPMGSTVDDQQVSCLWQGDHILSVSLSGFINYLDVNNPTKPLRIVKGHNKPITVLTLSDDRSTIYTGSHDGAVTNWNSGSGTNDRVAGIGHGNQINDIRAAGDFVYTAGIDDSIKQISVEGNTYTGVEAKLACQPRGMDILKESNTVVVGCVKDITVLQDSRKVSALPISYESSSVSINPETMDVAVGGDDSKVHIYTLSGGQLTHKLDLEHLGPVTDVRYSPDNKLLVASDANRKVILYSVADYKPPHNKEWGFHNARVNCVAFSPNSELVASGSLDTTIIIWFVNSPAKHTIIKNAHPQSQITGLVWLDNETLISTGQDCNTKVWNIENVA; from the exons ATGGCCTATTCGAATA AGTTCATTTACGCAACGTTGCCGCGAACACAGCGAGGCCAACCGATCGTGCTGGGTGGTGATCCGAAGGGCAAGAACTTCCTCTACACCAACGGCCATTCGGTGATTATCCGCAACATCGAT AATCCGGAAATTGCGGACATCTACACGGAACACTCGTGCGCGGTGAACGTGGCCAAGTACTCGCCGAGCGGGTTCTACATCGCGTCCGGCGACGCGTCGGGCAAGATCCGCATCTGGGACACGGTAAATAAGGAGCACATACTGAAGAATGAGTTCCAGCCGATCGGGGGCCCGATCAAGGACATCTCCTGGTCGCCCGACAGCCAGCGGATCGTGATCGTGGGCGAGGGCCGGGAGCGGTTCGGGCACGTGTTTATGGCGGAAACGGGCACCTCGGTGGGCGAAATTTCGGGCCAATCGAAGCCGATCAATTCGTGCGATTTCCGGCCGGCCCGCCCGTTCCGTATCATCACCGGCAGCGAGGACAACACGATCGGCGTGTTCGAGGGACCGCCGTTCAAGTTCAAGATGACCAAGCAGGACCACACCCGGTTCGTGCAGGCGGTACGCTACTCGCCGAGCGGCCACCTCTTCGCTTCGGCCGGGTTCGATGGCAAGGTGTTCATCTACGACGGTACCACGTCCGAGCTGGTCGGTGAGGTGGGCTCGCCGGCGCACAGTGGCGGTGTGTACGGGGTCGCCTGGAAGCCGGACGGTACGCAGCTGCTGACCTGCTCGGGCGACAAATCCTGCCGGCTGTGGGACGTGGCGACGCGCACGCTCATCAGCGAGTTCCCGATGGGCAGCACGGTCGACGATCAGCAGGTGTCGTGTCTGTGGCAGGGCGACCACATCCTGTCCGTGTCGCTGTCCGGGTTCATCAACTACCTCGATGTGAACAATCCCACCAAACCGCTGCGCATCGTGAAGGGCCACAACAAGCCGATCACGGTGCTGACGCTGAGCGACGATCGCAGCACGATCTACACTGGCAGCCACGATGGGGCGGTGACGAACTGGAACTCGGGCAGCGGTACGAATGATCGGGTGGCGGGCATCGGGCACGGCAATCAGATCAACGATATAAGGGCGGCGGGCGATTTCGTGTACACGGCCGGCATCGATGACTCGATCAAGCAGATCAGCGTGGAAGGCAACACGTACACCGGGGTGGAGGCGAAGCTGGCCTGTCAGCCGCGCGGTATGGACATACTGAAGGAGAGCAACACGGTTGTGGTGGGGTGCGTGAAGGACATTACCGTGCTGCAGGACAGCCGGAAGGTGTCGGCGCTGCCGATTAGCTACGAGTCGAGCAGCGTTAGCATCAACCCGGAAACGATGGACGTGGCGGTGGGCGGTGACGATAGCAAGGTGCACATTTACACGCTGAGCGGTGGCCAGCTGACGCACAAGCTCGACCTAGAGCATCTTGGGCCAGTGACGGATGTGCGCTACTCGCCCGACAACAAGCTGCTGGTGGCGTCCGATGCCAACAGGAAGGTGATCCTGTACAGTGTGGCGGATTATAAG CCACCGCACAACAAGGAATGGGGCTTCCACAACGCACGGGTGAACTGTGTCGCCTTCTCGCCCAACTCGGAGCTCGTCGCTAGCGGTTCGCTCGATACGACCATCATCATTTGGTTCGTGAACAGCCCCGCCAAGCATACGATCATCAAGA ACGCCCATCCACAGTCGCAAATTACGGGCCTTGTTTGGCTGGACAACGAAACGCTCATCTCGACCGGACAGGACTGCAACACGAAGGTTTGGAACATCGAGAATGTCGCATAA